Part of the Candoia aspera isolate rCanAsp1 chromosome 1, rCanAsp1.hap2, whole genome shotgun sequence genome, ACTTGCAGTTCCCTGGATTGAAAAGGGTTAGGGGTTTTTAGTGGCTGCAGTCCCCGGTCAAACTCAAGTGTTCGTTTCCTGATTCGCATCGGTTGCAAATATTGCGGATTGTGCCCTAAAAGGGGCTTTTTTCCACCAGTTCAGAATGGGAAGAATCATCACCCAGGCTGCCACCGGTTTGCCCAGTCCAGCCTGAGACCTCCGAGCCCGACGGTTCTCAGGAACGCCTCCCGACCCTCAAACTCCGTCGGGAATGGGGCAGTTGCTCGTGGCGCTGTGCGCATCCCTCCCCACCGCTTTGCTGTGCCCAAAAGCGATCCACCTGGACTGGCACGCTCACCTTTCCAAAAGGCGTAGGCAGCGACAGGGAAGAAGAACAGCGGTGCAATAGATTCCATGCAGAGGAAGGACTTGAACCAGGGGCCCGGGTGTCCCATCAGGGGATCCTTGACGGTAGTTGTGTACCAGGTGAGAAATCGGAACAGCTGAGGGACACAGAAGACACTTGGTCAGTGAAAGGGAGGCGGGGTGGGAACTGATGGAGTTTTTTAagggttaataaaagaactccaagcagtaacaacaatcttgcagagtagaagcatgaaccaaaagggaacttgcacacTAAGCTTagttacgttcagaaataaattcattcttcacatagtagttagatgaaggaaaatagagatagcttacttttattcagtagatctggatacaagtagattcacagtagaaagtacttaatcctcactggttcttggtagacatttctatggaaatagaaatgcctGCATGCAAGCTAGATGAAAACACgagagctgcatttctgcagcacctcctgcttggagGTGTGCCAAAatggtaatggagattgttaatccccaagcccaagaagaaggcagaagtggaaatcaggtgaccaatGTGACATCCcataagcacaatagagatgtgtttgctagagagacccccttactatgcttgtgagacaatgctgagttgacccctgataattccaacaggaaCAGGGTACCTGAGTCCTCCTTTAATCTTCCACCCGTtgagtggggtcaaaaaagtcaagatggtatgtGATCGAAGCCCTGCTTTTCCTGCATGCACATCTGGGTGAGAGGCTGGTTCAGAATCAGGAGCTGGGCCGGATTACAACCCCTTccagtcagccttgactcctggcagctccCTGGAgcaggccctgcagttttctcggccaCGTTTTTCAGAACGGGGACATCCTTGCCTTATTCCTGGGgcggagagggagggactggcccagggtacccagctggcttcactcAGGCCCCTCTGGGAGTCCCTTACACTGATCAGGTGCTTTATGAAGTCTTTCAGAGCTGCCTCTCTTAAGTTACTCACATTCCCATGACAGAAACTGGCAGCCAGAGCCATTCTCTGTCTTGCAACATTCAAGGAGGTCAGATGGAAAGATGTTGTTCCTCAGGAAAGTCAAGTACCTGGGTTGAGTGGCAAGCAGGGGCCTGTCATGCTGAGGGGCCTAGACACCTGGAGGAGCTCCTCAACCCCCTTCGGGctgcccctcccctcccatttACAGCCCTCTCGGTCTCCCTCCCACTCCTTCCCCAGCTGCGTTGGCAAAGCAGGCTTAAACAGGCCGGTTCTTGCCTTAGCGCAGAGTTCACGCAACATACAACGCATGGTTAATTCAACCTTGAAGCTTGCTGGTGCTTTAGGGCTTGCCTGAACCCAGCCCATATTCCATGAAATGTGTGTACCTCGAAAATGGGTTGATTCAAGAACAACGTtctgtatgttgtgtgaacaagaCAAGACAACTCTTCCTATCGCACAGCCCCCTTCTTGAACCACATTGcctttttccccacttcccctTCCACTTTTAAGACGTGGATCCGCTTGAAGAATTAAACGGTAGTCACAGcctccatcttcattttttgagaAGGCTGCGAGGGGagagatgaagaggaggaggacagacCAGGAGCAATGTTGATTttttcatctatctatccatctatccattgcTAGGTAATGTAAGGATCAAATCCAGCTTCTTTTGGCTTTGATTCAAGAAGGAACTGCAAAGCGCTTTTTTAAAAGCAGAGTCCAGGGATGAGAGGCTTAGCATATAAGGCTCCAGGGATAGGTGGAATACAGGCTTTATCTTTGATCATACCAGAATGTAtggtacttgtttgtttgtttgtttgtttgttgaatttaTATGGCCTGCCATCTCACCTGAAGTGACTCTGGCgtcatacaataaaaccaagaattaaagcATTTTGCAATCCTCCTAAAACAATAAACAGAGATAAAACAAGATCAAAAGAGGGAGAAgaacagccttgtgtggcgcagagcagTTGGCGGCAgttttgcaactgaaactctccccatgacccgagttcgatcccagcggtagccggctcaggtcgactcagacttccatccttccgaggttggtaaaatgagcacccagcttgcttggggaggtgacaactggggaaggcaatggcaaaccactccgttctatagtctgcaagaaaacatcacgaaagcggcatccccccaaagggccagacatgactcgatgcttgcacaggggacctttcaccttttcaagaGGGAAGATGCGTAAGATCCAGATATTTCATTCTGATACCGGATAATGGATAGAGGATAGTCCCTTCTCAGAGTAGCCACCCGTGTTTCCAAAAGACCATCAGCAATCCAGCGAAGCACACCCGGGTGCCCCCAGGTAGGAGATGCGCTGGATCCCACCGTCCCAACGCAGACCAGTTCACAGCTAGGTGGCCCCGTGCAGCTTCTCCCATGccgctggatccaccccgtgccCGCGGGGCGAGATTAGACCAAGGAGAACCTTCCCACCGCCCAGACGACAACCTGAAGAACTGGGCGGGGCCAGCTGGGCAGCAGGCCACACCCCTCCGGGAGAGCCGATGGGTGCGGAGAAAAGCGATCGTTCGTTCCCGGCGCTGCCAGCCCGGCTGACCCTGAAGTGGCGATGGCGGCGGCGCGCGTCCTCGAGTGGATCTTCGTCCTCTTCTTCCTCACTCATGTCCCGATCACTTTATTCGTCGATGTGCCGCTGTTGCTGCCCGGAGTTTACCCTCCCGCCGTAAGTAGAGAGAAAGCGCTGGGATCCGGCGGCTGTTGCAGCCCAAAGCGTCGGGGATCCGCTTCGCAGGAACGTGGGACCCGGTTTGCGTCTCCAGAGCAGAGAACTCGCGCCGCGGTCCTGCCTCGCAGATTTGAGGCTGAGGGACCCGGTCAATGGGGGGACTTAGCTCCTGATTCTGAACCAGCCTCTCACCCAGATGTGCATGCAGGAAAAGCAGGGCTTCGATCacataccatcttgacttttttgaccccactcaACGGGTGGAAGATTAAAGGAGGACTCAGGTACCCTGttcctgttggaattatcaggggtcaactcagcattgtctcacaagcatagtaagggggtctctctagcaaacacgtCTCTATTGTGCTTATGGGACGTCACattggtcacctgatttccacttccgccttcttcttgggcttggggattaacaatctccattaccatTTTGGCACACctccaagcaggaggtgctgcagaaatgcagctctcGTGTTTTCATCTAGCTTGCATGCaggcatttctatttccatagaaatgtctaccaagaaccagtgaggattaagtactttctactgtgaatctacttgtatccagatctactgaataaaagtaagctatctctattttccttcatctaactactatgtgaagaatgaatttatttctgaacgtaactAAGCTTAgtgtgcaagttcccttttggttcatgcttctactctgcaagattgttgttactgcttggagttcttttattaaccctTAAAAAACTCCATCAGTTCCCACCCCGCCTCCCTTTCACTGACCAAGTGTCTTCTGTGTCCCTCAGCTGTCCCGATTTCTCACCTGGTACACAACTACCGTCAAGGATCCCCTGATGGGACACCCGGGCCCCTGGTTCAAGTCCTTCCTCTGCATGGAATCTATTGCACCGCTGTTCTTCTTCCCTGTCGCTGCCTACGCCTTTTGGAAAGGTGAGCGTGCCAGTCCAGGTGGATCGCTTTTGGGCACAGCAAAGCGGTGGGGAGGGATGCGCACAGCGCCACGAGCAACTGCCCCATTCCCGACGGAGTTTGAGGGTCGGGAGGCGTTCCTGAGAACCGTCGGGCTCGGAGGTCTCAGGCTGGACTGGGCAAACCGGTGGCAGCCTGGGTGATGATTCTTCCCATTCTGAACTGGTGGAAAAAAGCCCCTTTTAGGGCACAATCCGCAATATTTGCAACCGATGCGAATCAGGAAACGAACACTTGAGTTTGACCGGGGACTGCAGCCACTAAAAACCCCTAACCCTTTTCAATCCAGGGAACTGCAAGTGGATCCGGACCCCCGTGGTGATCTACACGATGCATGTAGCTACTGCAGCGACTGCTTGCCTGGCCCAGATCCTGTTTGCCGGCTTCTCCAACGCCCAAGTCCCCAGCCCACAGACCCCGTGGGAACGCCTGACGCTGTCTGCCGTCGACGCCCCTTACTTAGCGATTCCCCTCCTGATGCTGCTTTTTGTGCTCTTCAGTCCTGCATATAACcaagtggaaaaaaggaaaaagaaaaccatcgGCCCTCCTCCCTCAGGAAGGGAACCGTGCAAATTAGGCAAGGGGAGGTGTGTTTGTGTCCCTCGGGGGCAGAGCCTGGCCAAGCCTCGGCGGACCCGTCAGCTGGGAAATGCTCTCGCAGGGATCTCAGAGAACCACCTGGAAAAGGTCTCATGGCCCAAAGCAGCCCCAAGCGTTGCATTTCCAGGCAGGGGGGCACAATTGCTGGCCAGGAGAAGGCAGCAGCGCAGCCCCTTTGTGGTGCCAACTGCCTCGGATGAACGGCCAGAGGGAGAACTTCCTCTGGCTACTTTGCAGGCTGTCTGGGGAGGGGGCGGTCTGGCCCTGCTCCTGGGCTGGGGAGGACCCCTCTGCCTTTGCACCACCGCTGGGCCCCCTGTGACTCTCAGCTGCGCCTTCCCCTGGCCAGCACGGGTTTATCCACGCTGGCCCCA contains:
- the LOC134488640 gene encoding uncharacterized protein LOC134488640; translated protein: MAAARVLEWIFVLFFLTHVPITLFVDVPLLLPGVYPPALSRFLTWYTTTVKDPLMGHPGPWFKSFLCMESIAPLFFFPVAAYAFWKGNCKWIRTPVVIYTMHVATAATACLAQILFAGFSNAQVPSPQTPWERLTLSAVDAPYLAIPLLMLLFVLFSPAYNQVEKRKKKTIGPPPSGREPCKLGKGRCVCVPRGQSLAKPRRTRQLGNALAGISENHLEKVSWPKAAPSVAFPGRGAQLLARRRQQRSPFVVPTASDERPEGELPLATLQAVWGGGGLALLLGWGGPLCLCTTAGPPVTLSCAFPWPARVYPRWPQMWMTLLQPIHLAGGDGNSLPQ